The following proteins are encoded in a genomic region of Deltaproteobacteria bacterium:
- a CDS encoding response regulator: MATVVVMDDDNVIAKMIATIVESQGHQVFIADNVPAAWDLLAKKPNLMILDIDLPNETGIDLVMRMRGTSEYEQIPVLFVTAFAERARPLQATGRGAVDIVEKPFSVQELTKILQHMLENTAKIARPMQE; encoded by the coding sequence ATGGCGACTGTGGTAGTAATGGATGATGATAATGTCATCGCAAAAATGATTGCCACAATTGTTGAATCACAAGGCCACCAAGTTTTTATCGCTGATAATGTTCCTGCTGCCTGGGATTTATTGGCAAAAAAGCCCAACTTAATGATTTTAGATATCGATTTGCCTAACGAAACAGGCATTGATTTAGTTATGCGGATGCGTGGCACTAGTGAATATGAACAAATTCCAGTTTTATTTGTTACGGCTTTTGCTGAACGCGCTCGCCCACTGCAAGCAACAGGTAGAGGCGCTGTTGATATTGTTGAGAAACCTTTTTCAGTACAAGAACTCACTAAAATATTACAGCACATGCTTGAAAATACCGCAAAAATAGCTAGACCAATGCAAGAGTAA
- the sat gene encoding sulfate adenylyltransferase — translation MIKPHGSSTLNALYINDAYKRQHLENEAKNLPSIIINSAAAANAVMLGAGYFNPLTGYMGLSDAISIADNMHTNDGLFWPIPIINMIEDASAIKNAKRLALRDPNVESNPVIAVMDIAAIETISEAQMQHMTQKIFGTYDANHPGVKAFTSSGRTLLSGPIQVLNFSYFSKEFPETFRTAKQLREEIAKRGWQKTVAFQTRNPMHRAHEELCRMALTELKADGILIHMLLGHLKAGDIPATVRDASIRKMVELYFPKDTVLIAGYGFDMMYAGPREAVLHAVFRQNAGCTHLIVGRDHAGVGSFYGPFDAQTIFDHEVPEGALEIKIFKADHTAWSKKLGRVVMLRDASDHKPEDFIMLSGTKVRELLSQGQALPPEFSRPEVAAILRDYYQAT, via the coding sequence ATGATTAAACCTCATGGTTCATCGACTTTAAATGCTTTATATATTAACGATGCATATAAACGCCAACATCTTGAAAATGAAGCAAAAAATCTACCCAGCATTATAATCAATTCGGCCGCCGCCGCTAATGCAGTTATGCTTGGTGCTGGCTATTTTAACCCTTTAACAGGTTATATGGGACTTAGCGATGCTATATCAATCGCTGATAATATGCATACCAACGACGGACTTTTTTGGCCAATCCCCATAATAAATATGATTGAAGATGCAAGCGCTATAAAAAATGCCAAGCGACTTGCACTACGTGACCCTAATGTTGAAAGCAACCCGGTAATTGCAGTTATGGATATTGCCGCTATTGAAACAATATCCGAAGCGCAAATGCAGCATATGACCCAAAAAATATTCGGTACTTATGATGCAAATCATCCCGGCGTTAAAGCATTTACTAGCAGTGGTCGTACTTTGTTGTCAGGACCTATTCAGGTACTTAATTTTTCTTATTTTTCAAAAGAATTTCCTGAAACTTTTCGTACTGCAAAACAATTACGTGAAGAGATTGCCAAGCGAGGTTGGCAAAAAACCGTTGCCTTTCAAACACGCAACCCTATGCATCGAGCCCATGAAGAACTTTGTCGTATGGCTCTAACTGAGCTAAAAGCCGACGGTATTTTGATTCATATGCTTCTAGGGCATTTAAAAGCCGGTGATATTCCAGCAACCGTACGCGATGCCTCAATTCGCAAAATGGTTGAACTATATTTTCCTAAAGATACTGTGCTTATTGCAGGATATGGCTTTGATATGATGTATGCAGGCCCACGCGAAGCGGTTTTGCATGCGGTTTTTCGTCAAAATGCTGGTTGTACTCATTTAATTGTTGGGCGTGATCATGCAGGTGTTGGTTCATTTTATGGCCCCTTTGATGCACAAACTATATTTGATCATGAAGTGCCAGAGGGTGCATTAGAAATAAAAATATTCAAAGCTGACCATACCGCTTGGAGTAAAAAACTTGGGCGTGTAGTTATGTTGCGTGATGCCAGTGATCATAAACCCGAAGATTTCATTATGCTCTCAGGTACGAAAGTACGCGAGTTATTATCGCAAGGACAAGCACTACCACCCGAATTTAGTCGACCTGAAGTTGCGGCTATTTTGAGAGATTACTATCAAGCGACTTAA
- a CDS encoding zinc ribbon domain-containing protein, producing the protein MPIYEYKCEQCENEFEELVFSSTKEVQCPKCQSDKVHRLLSVTAIKTSSGFVSSKSGGSCGSCSGGSCSSCH; encoded by the coding sequence ATGCCTATTTATGAATATAAATGTGAGCAGTGTGAAAATGAGTTTGAAGAATTGGTTTTTAGTAGCACTAAAGAAGTGCAATGTCCTAAATGCCAAAGTGATAAGGTGCATCGATTACTATCAGTAACAGCAATAAAAACCAGTAGCGGCTTTGTCTCAAGCAAGAGTGGAGGTAGTTGCGGTAGTTGTTCTGGCGGTTCGTGTAGTTCGTGCCATTAA
- a CDS encoding SDR family oxidoreductase yields MNASVPQVILITGCSSGIGFALASELASRRQLVVATARCLDNLAEMAKHPDVITLPLDVTDKQSIDKAIDEVIDKFGHIDMLINNAGFSVVGPLAELSINDVSNIYDTNVIGTLAMIQAVAPHMIQERSGRIVNIGSIVGILGTPFAGAYCMSKASVHMLSEVLRLELKPFGVDVISVEPGRVQSKIADNAKVDLSRYENDNSLYKPFLESIRRRVNMSQESPMSTSEFADKVATYILKPRPPRVVRVGRGAKVLPLLRRLIPGVIRDYILRHVFNLKLKKSS; encoded by the coding sequence ATGAATGCATCGGTACCTCAAGTAATTTTGATCACTGGTTGCTCATCAGGTATAGGTTTCGCATTAGCCAGCGAATTAGCTAGTCGTCGACAATTAGTTGTGGCAACTGCTCGTTGTCTTGATAACTTAGCCGAAATGGCAAAGCATCCTGATGTTATTACTTTGCCTCTTGATGTTACTGATAAACAAAGTATCGATAAAGCAATCGACGAAGTGATTGATAAATTTGGTCACATAGATATGCTGATAAATAATGCAGGCTTTAGTGTCGTTGGTCCCTTAGCTGAGTTATCTATTAACGATGTCAGTAATATTTATGATACTAATGTAATTGGTACACTCGCTATGATTCAGGCTGTTGCCCCCCATATGATACAGGAGCGCAGTGGACGCATAGTTAATATTGGGAGTATTGTTGGTATATTGGGTACGCCATTTGCTGGCGCTTATTGCATGAGTAAAGCATCTGTACATATGCTTAGTGAAGTTTTACGACTTGAATTAAAACCATTTGGTGTTGATGTAATTTCGGTAGAACCAGGCCGGGTGCAATCAAAAATTGCTGATAATGCTAAAGTTGATTTAAGTCGTTATGAAAACGATAATTCTTTATATAAGCCTTTTTTAGAAAGTATTCGTCGACGGGTAAATATGTCACAAGAATCACCAATGTCGACTAGTGAGTTTGCTGATAAAGTAGCAACTTATATTTTAAAACCACGACCACCGCGAGTGGTACGTGTAGGCCGTGGTGCTAAAGTTTTGCCATTATTACGACGTTTGATACCAGGTGTCATACGTGACTATATATTGCGGCATGTATTTAATCTTAAATTAAAAAAATCATCTTAA
- a CDS encoding aminotransferase class V-fold PLP-dependent enzyme: MSDEVDTYIYDLFASAENWLSPNQGTATQIVSELSRFLHEPGKLGSPPLSEVFADFNDTQIPNSPIPPQGFFTHLLREIIPRAVKTSSPQFIGHMTSALPGYVFVMSQLLAVLNQNIVKVETSGVLTLYERQAIAMLHRLVFNQDEAFYQEHTQASQSTLGMMVTGGTLANIAALWCARNAALGPNKNHQGIDNTGFASVLQTHKFSRAVIIGSTLMHFSAEKAADIMGMGANAIIRVPVNSAGKIDTKQLRCTIAQCHERNECIIALIGLAGSTEVGSVDPLDELADIAQEHKIHLHVDAAWGGPVLFSEQYRHLLSGIERADSVTIDGHKQLYTPIGLGTVLLRNPKLATGIEKVANYIAREASLDLGKRTLEGSRPALSLYVHAALATLGRRGLAWLIDQGMAKTKAMRAQIIARPEFELLAEPELNIMVYRYIPISQRQRIGHAGVEGPNNKYINEVNKQIQEQQFTFGTGFVSRTLLTHTHYGSKVPIMALRAVLANPLTSDEHLRAVLDEQLELATAIETNLQGSIL, from the coding sequence ATGTCAGATGAAGTTGATACATATATTTACGACCTTTTTGCTAGCGCTGAAAATTGGCTTTCACCAAACCAAGGCACTGCTACACAAATAGTGTCAGAACTTTCACGATTTCTTCACGAGCCAGGTAAACTAGGTTCTCCTCCTTTATCTGAAGTTTTTGCTGATTTTAATGATACTCAGATTCCTAATAGCCCCATACCACCGCAGGGTTTTTTTACTCATCTTTTACGTGAAATTATTCCACGAGCTGTTAAAACCAGCTCGCCACAATTCATCGGTCATATGACTTCAGCACTACCTGGCTATGTATTTGTTATGAGTCAGTTATTAGCGGTACTTAACCAAAATATTGTTAAGGTTGAGACTTCAGGTGTGTTAACGTTATATGAACGTCAAGCCATTGCAATGTTGCACCGTCTTGTTTTTAATCAAGACGAAGCTTTTTATCAAGAACATACTCAAGCGAGTCAAAGTACCTTAGGAATGATGGTTACCGGAGGCACGCTAGCTAATATCGCGGCTTTATGGTGCGCCCGCAATGCTGCACTTGGACCCAATAAAAATCATCAGGGAATTGATAATACCGGTTTTGCTTCTGTATTGCAGACACACAAGTTTTCTCGTGCGGTTATTATCGGTTCGACTTTAATGCATTTTTCTGCTGAAAAAGCCGCCGATATCATGGGTATGGGAGCGAACGCAATAATTCGTGTACCGGTAAATAGTGCCGGCAAAATTGATACTAAGCAATTACGTTGTACAATTGCGCAATGCCATGAACGTAATGAATGCATAATTGCACTAATCGGTCTTGCTGGTTCTACAGAAGTTGGTAGTGTTGATCCGTTAGATGAACTTGCAGATATTGCACAAGAACATAAAATACATTTGCATGTCGATGCCGCTTGGGGTGGACCAGTATTGTTTTCTGAACAATATCGACATCTATTAAGTGGAATTGAACGCGCTGACTCTGTAACTATTGATGGACATAAACAACTATACACCCCAATTGGTCTTGGTACTGTACTATTACGTAATCCTAAACTCGCCACTGGTATTGAAAAAGTAGCAAACTATATTGCCCGAGAAGCTTCACTAGACCTTGGTAAACGTACCTTAGAAGGTTCACGTCCTGCTTTATCTTTATATGTACATGCAGCCTTGGCGACATTAGGGCGTAGAGGTCTTGCTTGGCTTATCGATCAGGGTATGGCTAAGACTAAAGCCATGCGTGCACAAATAATTGCGCGACCTGAATTTGAATTACTTGCAGAACCAGAACTAAATATTATGGTATATCGCTATATTCCAATTAGTCAACGCCAGCGAATTGGCCATGCAGGCGTTGAGGGGCCGAATAACAAATATATTAATGAAGTAAATAAACAGATACAAGAACAACAATTTACCTTTGGCACTGGTTTTGTCTCTCGTACCTTGCTAACCCATACTCACTACGGTAGTAAAGTTCCTATAATGGCTTTGCGCGCAGTTTTAGCAAATCCATTAACCAGCGACGAGCATTTGCGTGCGGTTCTTGATGAGCAGTTAGAATTAGCAACCGCTATTGAAACTAATCTACAAGGATCCATTTTATGA
- a CDS encoding acyltransferase domain-containing protein — MERQNPIEKQPRHLLTISALNNDDLRTKVENLQKVIKDDASFINACLKAKAPTPTENHRLAFTASSFAEAAPKLQAYLNGQNDSTIHQGVANKPLPKVAFIFTGQGSQYVGMGQELYNTQPLFRETLHVCSDALAGVMQVPLIDVILGKNEDTSLIDQTLYTQPALFAIEYALAEVFAAWGINPDLVLGHSIGEYVAAARAGVFSFADGIKLIAARARLMQSLPPYGKMAAIAVSADKIVDKLEPYRHEISLAAINGDEAIVISGGGERVSAVAEHMKQNGAKVIMLTVSHAFHSPLVEPILDEFEAVAASITYATPTIELVSNVTGELASSDVCTAHYWRCHVRQAVRFAQGIRTAYKQGCRIFVELGPNPVLLGMARPLLTPDAIMLPTLRRRRSDWQQILDSIAELFVCGIDYYNAHFAT, encoded by the coding sequence GTGGAAAGGCAGAATCCTATCGAAAAACAACCTCGTCATTTATTGACAATATCTGCGTTAAATAATGATGATCTGCGTACTAAAGTAGAAAATTTGCAGAAAGTTATTAAAGATGATGCCAGTTTTATTAATGCTTGTTTAAAAGCTAAAGCCCCTACACCAACAGAGAATCATCGTTTAGCTTTTACAGCATCTTCTTTTGCAGAAGCTGCACCAAAACTACAAGCGTATCTTAATGGTCAAAATGATTCTACTATTCATCAAGGTGTCGCTAATAAACCATTGCCAAAAGTGGCCTTTATTTTTACCGGCCAGGGTTCACAGTACGTTGGCATGGGGCAAGAGCTATACAATACGCAACCGTTATTTCGCGAGACACTGCACGTCTGTAGTGATGCTCTTGCTGGTGTAATGCAGGTACCTCTCATTGATGTGATCTTGGGTAAAAATGAAGATACTAGTTTAATCGATCAAACCCTTTACACCCAGCCAGCTTTGTTTGCCATCGAGTACGCTTTAGCAGAAGTTTTTGCTGCATGGGGAATTAATCCTGATCTTGTTTTAGGCCATAGTATTGGTGAATACGTCGCCGCAGCTCGTGCAGGTGTTTTTAGTTTTGCAGATGGTATCAAACTCATCGCCGCACGCGCGCGTCTTATGCAAAGTTTGCCTCCTTACGGCAAAATGGCGGCAATTGCGGTAAGTGCCGATAAAATTGTTGATAAGCTTGAACCTTATCGTCATGAAATATCACTAGCGGCAATTAATGGTGATGAAGCTATAGTTATTTCAGGTGGTGGTGAACGGGTCAGTGCTGTAGCTGAACATATGAAACAAAATGGTGCAAAAGTAATTATGCTAACAGTCTCACATGCTTTTCATTCACCGTTGGTTGAACCAATACTTGATGAATTTGAAGCAGTAGCTGCTAGTATAACTTATGCAACGCCAACCATTGAGTTAGTTTCTAATGTGACTGGTGAATTAGCAAGTTCTGATGTTTGCACCGCACATTATTGGCGTTGTCATGTTCGCCAAGCTGTACGTTTTGCCCAAGGTATTCGTACGGCTTATAAACAAGGATGTCGAATATTTGTTGAACTTGGTCCAAATCCAGTTTTATTAGGCATGGCGCGGCCACTATTAACGCCTGATGCAATTATGTTACCAACTTTAAGACGACGACGTAGTGACTGGCAGCAAATTCTTGATAGTATTGCAGAGCTTTTTGTGTGCGGTATAGATTATTATAACGCGCATTTTGCGACATAA
- a CDS encoding acylneuraminate cytidylyltransferase family protein, translating into MSLKILTLIPARSGSKGLRHKNVQQVGGLTLLERTIKLAQESIRHREQWSIVVSTDSPGYAKIACLAGAEVPFLRPPFLANDTARLTKVIAHALMYMQNQKRPFDMVIMLSPTTPLTLPKDVRAAINLYKKHQSAVISVTTDRTAPSWRFTINNGQLLAPARRRIVHRQEEPKSYVLNGAIYIASPQWLKRHKQFYATSARALIMPPERSLDIENKHDLNIAQLLIEQSKKSGRIKKS; encoded by the coding sequence ATGTCCCTTAAAATTCTTACTCTTATCCCAGCACGCAGTGGCTCTAAAGGCTTACGGCATAAAAATGTGCAACAGGTTGGTGGTTTAACATTACTAGAGCGCACTATTAAATTAGCACAGGAAAGCATTCGCCACCGTGAACAATGGTCGATAGTTGTGAGTACTGATTCACCTGGTTATGCCAAAATTGCGTGCCTTGCAGGTGCCGAAGTTCCTTTTTTACGACCGCCATTTTTAGCAAACGACACTGCAAGATTAACAAAAGTAATTGCGCATGCTCTCATGTATATGCAAAACCAAAAACGTCCTTTTGATATGGTGATTATGCTGTCTCCAACAACACCTTTAACTTTACCTAAAGACGTACGAGCTGCGATTAATCTATATAAAAAACACCAAAGTGCTGTTATTTCAGTAACTACTGATCGTACTGCTCCTTCGTGGCGCTTTACAATTAATAATGGGCAACTACTTGCTCCAGCGAGACGCCGTATTGTGCATCGACAAGAAGAACCAAAAAGTTATGTATTAAATGGAGCTATATATATTGCAAGCCCACAGTGGCTAAAGCGCCATAAACAATTTTACGCTACAAGCGCGCGAGCTTTAATTATGCCACCAGAGCGGTCATTAGATATTGAAAATAAACATGATCTCAATATTGCACAGTTATTAATAGAGCAATCGAAAAAATCTGGCAGAATAAAAAAGAGTTGA
- the hflK gene encoding FtsH protease activity modulator HflK, with amino-acid sequence MTLLNILKDEKHTVLQNIHRIIYIALAILIVFYIASGVCQIETNEQAVIRRFGKFYELVNPGIYYALPWPIDTVDKIKIKEIKSIEVGFWSTNLSNATDLPIYAITGDKNIIHNRYIIQYRISEPQKYLFSCEKPEKILEQISRSVILKIVANRKVDTLLTTGKIDTEHEIHKNLTDAINKASLGFSIASVSTSMAVPPITTRQAFEDVANAREEMKTSNHMAEAHRNTVIPEANTKALNLIEQAKSYKYRRTTGAQGESERFLKVYDEYIRSPKIMKDRTLIEVLEKFLPKAKIIIQGTDKQGRLTKLRLIQGVMPTKPQLPKTTVESINE; translated from the coding sequence ATGACACTACTAAATATATTAAAAGATGAAAAGCATACGGTGTTACAAAATATACATCGTATTATTTATATCGCTCTAGCTATATTAATAGTATTCTATATTGCCTCAGGTGTTTGCCAAATCGAAACTAATGAGCAAGCAGTAATTCGTCGGTTTGGAAAATTTTATGAGCTTGTTAATCCAGGAATATATTATGCATTACCGTGGCCAATAGATACTGTTGATAAAATTAAAATTAAAGAAATAAAAAGCATAGAAGTTGGTTTTTGGTCAACAAATCTCTCTAACGCTACTGACTTACCAATTTACGCGATAACCGGCGATAAAAATATCATTCACAATCGTTATATCATCCAATACCGTATTTCCGAACCACAAAAATATCTATTTAGCTGTGAAAAACCTGAAAAGATATTAGAACAAATTTCCCGCAGCGTAATTCTTAAAATAGTAGCAAACCGTAAAGTAGATACACTTTTAACTACTGGAAAGATTGATACTGAACATGAAATTCATAAAAATCTTACCGATGCAATAAATAAAGCCTCGCTTGGTTTTTCAATTGCTAGCGTTTCAACAAGCATGGCTGTACCACCTATTACAACAAGGCAGGCGTTTGAAGATGTAGCTAATGCTCGTGAAGAAATGAAAACTTCTAACCATATGGCTGAAGCACATCGTAATACTGTAATCCCAGAAGCTAATACAAAAGCTCTAAATCTTATTGAACAAGCAAAATCGTATAAATATCGACGCACTACTGGCGCTCAAGGCGAGTCAGAACGTTTTCTGAAAGTATATGATGAATATATTCGTTCTCCTAAGATTATGAAAGACCGCACTCTAATCGAAGTATTGGAAAAATTTCTACCAAAAGCCAAGATTATTATTCAAGGGACCGATAAACAAGGCAGGCTTACAAAACTACGTTTAATCCAAGGGGTAATGCCCACAAAACCACAACTACCTAAAACCACAGTTGAGTCTATAAATGAATAA
- the hflC gene encoding protease modulator HflC: MKRWMWISLSLLVLILFAFSITYFVNQTEHIVLTRFGKALSYNPQPGLHFKMPLVDKVHRIDNRIKIYEGRLIELLTKDKKNIVVQCYVTWQVEDPLVFFSSVETNTVWEEKLDDILTAKGGAAVGDFEFDMLFSTTKEIMIHNMESRIQKQIAQAASKYFGVKIIDFGVSRLALPNDNAFAVYERMRAERKAIANKYRAEGQEKAAAIIAAADREKSDIISEAYQNAQIIRGEGDAEAAKIYSQAFSKDPDFYQFWRTLESYHKILDEKSTLVLTEDSELFKYLRQ; the protein is encoded by the coding sequence ATGAAACGATGGATGTGGATATCTTTATCTCTGCTAGTCTTAATATTATTTGCATTTTCAATTACCTATTTTGTTAACCAGACAGAACATATTGTATTAACTCGTTTCGGTAAAGCGCTTTCTTATAATCCACAACCTGGTTTGCATTTTAAAATGCCTTTAGTTGATAAAGTTCATCGCATTGACAATCGTATTAAAATTTATGAGGGGCGTTTAATTGAGTTATTAACCAAAGATAAAAAGAATATTGTTGTCCAATGTTATGTTACTTGGCAAGTCGAAGACCCATTGGTTTTCTTTTCATCAGTTGAAACAAACACCGTTTGGGAAGAAAAACTCGATGACATCTTAACCGCAAAGGGTGGTGCTGCAGTTGGTGACTTTGAATTTGATATGCTTTTTTCGACTACCAAAGAAATAATGATTCACAATATGGAATCACGCATACAAAAGCAAATTGCACAAGCAGCTTCAAAATACTTTGGTGTTAAAATTATTGACTTCGGTGTTAGTCGTTTAGCACTGCCAAATGACAATGCTTTTGCTGTATATGAAAGAATGCGTGCAGAAAGAAAAGCAATAGCAAATAAATATCGTGCTGAAGGCCAAGAAAAAGCTGCAGCGATAATCGCCGCTGCTGATCGTGAGAAAAGCGATATTATTTCCGAAGCTTATCAAAACGCGCAGATCATTCGTGGTGAGGGTGATGCAGAGGCGGCTAAAATATACTCACAAGCATTTTCGAAAGATCCCGATTTTTATCAGTTTTGGCGAACACTAGAAAGTTATCATAAAATTCTCGATGAAAAATCGACATTAGTGCTAACCGAAGATTCTGAACTATTTAAATATTTACGCCAATGA
- a CDS encoding protease modulator HflK family protein — MHIDRGKAQTVGLIAISINFSLTLIKFLLAIFSGSLALLAEAFHSFSDIGSSIAVYLAVRIDNKYKSTPKSNSKIILFFTKHLQRKVAIIIGIFLFSVGIGISTEVFTYKQVIVKNPALAGLVMLFLALVSLLLSRLELSVGNKEQASALIADGRHARVDAYCSLIVAVALFSESLSLPIDRFVSGLLVIFILVEAIKVFIAVYRDIVSKEDSLVLVYSTWSINLWRRLLTFLWKHIVSFISNILQISEADLKREKKVGIFLSTLCIIAVLFVYFISGFFTVESYQQAIIERFGKPISKDNKIIIFKPGLHYCWPWPIGKVQKLDTQRVRSLVIGSEINPSSRTLLWTNVHYVREHNILTGETIFVDVGMTLHYRIIDPLVFLYAADQPEIILRKIGYTVLLNHFAHQQFFPSITIERGKLENELLSEMKDMLQSYPGSLGIDLQMLNLRDMHPPTNVAEEFEAVVSATVEYETYINDAQGYRNDLIPRERGKAKTTELITHAQSNKKILASKGESQRFLKLLKEYHASPKITHRRLYLETIEKVLVGREKYIVPKETTKEALELFLISNGNNSMTMPQQNPAEAMSLFGAEEVEP, encoded by the coding sequence ATGCATATTGATCGAGGTAAAGCTCAAACAGTCGGCTTGATAGCCATTAGTATCAATTTTTCATTAACATTGATTAAATTTTTGCTTGCAATATTTAGCGGAAGTCTAGCTTTACTTGCCGAAGCCTTTCATTCATTTTCTGATATTGGTTCTTCTATTGCCGTTTATTTAGCAGTAAGAATTGATAATAAATATAAATCCACACCCAAATCTAATTCTAAAATTATCTTATTTTTTACTAAACATCTTCAACGCAAAGTAGCTATCATTATCGGAATTTTTCTTTTTTCAGTAGGAATAGGCATTAGCACCGAAGTTTTTACCTATAAGCAAGTGATTGTAAAAAATCCTGCACTTGCCGGTCTAGTAATGCTCTTTTTAGCACTTGTTTCACTTTTATTATCACGTTTGGAGCTTTCTGTTGGTAATAAAGAACAGGCTTCAGCGCTTATTGCCGATGGTCGTCATGCACGCGTCGATGCGTATTGCAGCCTAATCGTTGCGGTTGCATTGTTTAGTGAAAGCCTTTCCTTGCCTATTGATCGTTTTGTATCAGGACTGCTTGTAATATTTATTCTGGTAGAAGCTATAAAAGTTTTTATTGCGGTTTATCGCGACATAGTCAGTAAAGAAGATTCTTTAGTGTTAGTTTATTCAACTTGGAGTATAAATCTTTGGCGACGACTTTTAACTTTTCTATGGAAGCATATTGTCTCGTTCATTTCTAACATATTACAAATATCCGAAGCAGATTTAAAACGAGAAAAAAAAGTTGGTATATTTCTTTCGACTCTCTGTATCATCGCTGTTTTATTTGTATATTTTATTTCTGGATTCTTTACTGTTGAAAGCTATCAACAAGCTATTATTGAACGTTTTGGTAAACCTATTTCTAAAGATAATAAAATCATTATTTTTAAACCGGGCCTGCATTATTGCTGGCCGTGGCCAATAGGTAAAGTGCAAAAACTTGATACACAGCGTGTACGTAGTCTAGTAATTGGTTCTGAAATAAACCCTTCAAGTCGTACGCTACTATGGACAAATGTTCATTATGTTAGAGAACATAATATTCTTACTGGTGAAACTATTTTTGTCGATGTTGGCATGACGTTACATTATCGCATTATCGATCCTTTAGTATTTTTATATGCTGCCGATCAACCTGAAATAATTCTGCGTAAGATAGGCTATACTGTTTTACTTAATCACTTTGCTCATCAACAATTTTTTCCTTCTATCACGATCGAGCGCGGTAAGCTCGAGAATGAATTATTGAGTGAGATGAAAGATATGCTGCAAAGCTATCCAGGCTCACTTGGTATAGATTTACAAATGCTAAATCTGCGTGATATGCATCCACCAACTAATGTTGCAGAAGAATTTGAAGCAGTGGTTAGTGCAACTGTTGAGTATGAAACTTATATAAATGATGCGCAGGGTTATCGAAATGATCTTATCCCTCGTGAACGTGGTAAAGCAAAAACTACAGAATTAATTACCCACGCACAAAGCAATAAAAAAATATTAGCGAGCAAAGGTGAAAGTCAACGTTTCTTAAAATTACTTAAAGAATATCATGCCTCTCCAAAAATAACTCACCGAAGATTATATCTTGAAACTATTGAAAAAGTATTAGTTGGCCGTGAAAAATATATTGTACCAAAAGAAACGACAAAAGAGGCACTTGAACTTTTTCTGATTTCTAACGGTAACAACTCGATGACAATGCCTCAGCAAAATCCAGCCGAAGCTATGTCTCTTTTTGGAGCGGAAGAGGTTGAACCATGA
- a CDS encoding DUF5320 domain-containing protein, producing the protein MPNRNAMGPMGYGPMTGRRMGNCRVLENINAASFGGINLYFC; encoded by the coding sequence ATGCCAAACAGAAACGCTATGGGACCTATGGGATACGGTCCAATGACAGGAAGAAGAATGGGCAACTGTCGTGTACTTGAGAATATCAATGCAGCATCATTTGGCGGGATTAACCTTTACTTTTGCTAA